Proteins encoded within one genomic window of Mesobacillus subterraneus:
- a CDS encoding D-alanyl-D-alanine carboxypeptidase family protein, with translation MKKLTSLLLVFLMGAAIISPKGYANEGDPGLANDASSAILIERDTGQVLFDKNSHEELPPASMTKIMTMLLIMESLDEGRLKMDEKVRASEYAASMGGSQIFLEPGEEMTVEQMLKGIAIGSGNDASVAMAERIGGSEEAFVKMMNEKVKELGLKDTVFKNTTGLPVDGYYSSAYDMAMMAKELLKYEKITKFTGTYEDYLREDSEKKFWLVNTNKLVRFYPGVDGLKTGFTNEAKYCLTATAEKDGMRAIAVVFGAPTSKTRNAQVTKMLDYAFSQYQTHPMFKKGHPLGKAAISKGDKKSINAVTSESVSLLTKKGADVKDVKQKITLSKTLKAPVEKGDQVGTLKLVKDGKTLAETPLVADAKVEKASWWILYKRSFGMFTRAGNQH, from the coding sequence CTGAAAAAGTTAACGAGTTTACTGCTTGTTTTTTTGATGGGCGCTGCAATTATCTCCCCAAAAGGGTATGCGAATGAAGGAGACCCTGGACTCGCCAATGATGCCAGTTCAGCTATTTTGATTGAACGTGACACAGGTCAGGTTCTATTTGATAAAAACAGTCATGAAGAGCTGCCGCCGGCGAGCATGACTAAAATCATGACAATGCTCTTGATCATGGAGTCGCTCGATGAAGGAAGGCTGAAAATGGATGAAAAGGTCCGTGCCAGTGAATATGCCGCATCGATGGGGGGTTCTCAAATTTTCCTTGAGCCAGGAGAAGAAATGACAGTTGAGCAAATGCTGAAAGGGATAGCAATTGGATCTGGAAACGATGCGTCTGTTGCAATGGCTGAGAGGATTGGCGGCTCAGAAGAAGCATTCGTGAAAATGATGAATGAGAAAGTAAAGGAACTTGGTCTGAAGGATACGGTTTTCAAGAACACTACCGGATTGCCTGTCGATGGCTATTACAGCTCGGCATATGATATGGCTATGATGGCAAAAGAATTGTTGAAATACGAAAAAATTACCAAGTTCACAGGAACGTATGAAGATTACCTCCGTGAGGATTCTGAGAAGAAGTTCTGGCTGGTCAATACGAATAAGCTTGTACGTTTTTATCCTGGAGTCGATGGCCTGAAAACAGGCTTTACGAATGAAGCGAAATATTGCCTGACTGCTACAGCGGAAAAGGATGGCATGCGTGCGATTGCTGTTGTATTTGGAGCACCAACTTCCAAGACCAGGAATGCACAGGTAACGAAGATGCTGGACTATGCCTTCAGCCAATACCAGACCCATCCTATGTTCAAGAAAGGACATCCACTAGGAAAGGCAGCGATCAGTAAAGGTGACAAGAAGTCAATCAATGCTGTTACATCTGAAAGTGTCTCTCTCCTAACGAAAAAAGGAGCAGACGTAAAGGACGTAAAGCAGAAAATCACTTTGAGTAAAACTCTAAAAGCGCCAGTCGAAAAAGGAGACCAAGTTGGTACTTTGAAGCTGGTAAAAGACGGCAAGACCCTTGCGGAAACGCCTCTTGTTGCAGATGCAAAGGTAGAAAAAGCGAGCTGGTGGATTCTTTACAAGCGCTCGTTCGGTATGTTTACGAGAGCTGGAAACCAGCATTAA
- a CDS encoding stage V sporulation protein AA has protein sequence MEKTIYIRMRNRVQVKPEESLLLEDIAQIIASEDIYDELAALKVLKVTPKDHIHIVDVMKVIEYITGIYRDHEVQAVGPPQTIIEVIYKKKGMSIPFFILVWFLLFFGAALTIMNFHEDVSMQTVHERLYYIMTGEKVEKPLLFQIPYSIGIGVGMVVFFNHVFKKRLNEEPSPLEVEMFNYQQSLDQYVILHENKESVKHIDDD, from the coding sequence ATGGAAAAAACGATTTATATCCGCATGCGAAACCGCGTCCAGGTCAAGCCTGAGGAATCGCTTTTGTTAGAGGATATTGCGCAAATCATTGCCAGTGAGGATATTTATGATGAATTGGCAGCACTAAAGGTCCTTAAAGTTACGCCTAAGGATCATATCCACATTGTTGATGTCATGAAGGTCATTGAATATATCACGGGGATATACAGGGATCATGAGGTTCAGGCAGTTGGACCGCCGCAAACAATTATCGAGGTGATTTACAAGAAAAAAGGAATGTCAATTCCATTTTTTATCCTCGTCTGGTTCCTTTTGTTTTTCGGTGCAGCATTGACCATTATGAATTTCCATGAGGATGTCAGTATGCAAACGGTCCATGAGCGTCTTTACTACATTATGACTGGAGAAAAAGTAGAGAAGCCGCTTTTGTTCCAAATTCCTTATTCAATTGGAATAGGAGTTGGCATGGTGGTATTTTTTAATCATGTATTTAAAAAGAGGTTAAATGAAGAGCCCAGTCCACTTGAAGTTGAAATGTTCAACTACCAGCAATCGCTTGACCAATATGTAATCTTGCATGAAAACAAGGAAAGCGTGAAGCATATAGATGACGATTAG
- a CDS encoding stage V sporulation protein AB, which yields MTISILFIMLVGLASGLAVGSGFVAFLSVLGVIPRLTQLTKTMKLISWYEWSVVLGALLGTVGSLRDPLLSFSPLVMIPLGLAGGIFVGMLAAALTEVLNVLPILAKRVRVDDKLETLLMAIVLGKVFGSLFHWIYFVGR from the coding sequence ATGACGATTAGCATCTTATTCATAATGCTGGTGGGACTGGCGAGCGGGCTGGCGGTAGGGTCTGGATTTGTAGCGTTTTTGTCTGTTCTAGGAGTGATCCCCAGACTTACACAGCTTACGAAGACAATGAAATTGATTTCCTGGTATGAATGGTCTGTTGTCCTTGGGGCTCTCTTGGGAACTGTCGGCAGCCTTAGGGACCCACTTCTCAGTTTTTCTCCGCTGGTTATGATTCCGCTTGGATTGGCGGGGGGAATATTTGTGGGAATGCTGGCTGCGGCGTTGACAGAGGTCCTGAATGTACTTCCCATTCTCGCTAAAAGAGTCAGGGTGGATGACAAACTAGAAACGTTGCTTATGGCGATCGTGCTGGGAAAAGTATTCGGATCATTATTCCATTGGATTTACTTTGTTGGACGTTAA
- a CDS encoding purine-nucleoside phosphorylase, whose amino-acid sequence MDYNQIQTAASFINDKLKQQPIIGLILGSGLGVLAEDIENPVKIPYNEIPGFPVSTVEGHAGQLVCGQLSGVEVIAMQGRFHYYEGYSMDKVTFPVRVMKELGIEKLIVTNAAGGVNESFEPGDLMIITDHINNMGTNPLIGPNDSHFGVRFPDMSEAYSKNLRRIAKEVADKNNLTIKEGVYVGNPGPVYETPAEVRMIRTMGGDAVGMSTVPEVIVAKHSGLEVLGISCISNMAAGILNQPLSHDEVIETTEKVKSSFLLLVNEIVKTLGNK is encoded by the coding sequence ATGGATTACAATCAAATTCAAACAGCAGCATCATTTATCAATGACAAGCTTAAACAACAACCGATCATCGGATTGATTCTCGGTTCTGGGCTTGGTGTCCTTGCTGAGGATATCGAAAACCCGGTTAAGATTCCCTACAACGAGATTCCAGGGTTTCCGGTTTCCACTGTAGAAGGGCACGCAGGACAGTTGGTTTGCGGACAATTAAGCGGAGTGGAAGTAATCGCAATGCAAGGGCGTTTCCATTATTACGAAGGCTACAGCATGGATAAGGTTACCTTCCCGGTTCGCGTTATGAAAGAACTTGGAATTGAGAAACTAATCGTTACGAACGCAGCCGGCGGTGTGAATGAAAGCTTTGAGCCAGGCGATTTGATGATCATTACGGACCATATCAACAATATGGGAACGAATCCGCTCATCGGGCCGAATGATTCGCATTTCGGCGTCCGCTTCCCAGATATGAGCGAAGCCTATTCAAAAAATCTAAGAAGAATCGCAAAAGAGGTCGCTGACAAGAACAACCTGACAATTAAAGAGGGAGTATATGTCGGCAATCCTGGACCAGTTTATGAAACACCAGCTGAAGTAAGAATGATCCGGACGATGGGCGGAGACGCAGTCGGAATGTCTACAGTACCGGAAGTAATCGTTGCGAAACATTCAGGACTAGAAGTGCTCGGCATCTCTTGCATTTCAAACATGGCAGCAGGGATCTTGAACCAGCCATTAAGCCATGATGAGGTAATTGAAACGACTGAAAAGGTGAAGTCAAGCTTCCTTTTACTAGTAAATGAAATTGTAAAAACGTTAGGAAATAAGTAA
- a CDS encoding pyrimidine-nucleoside phosphorylase, with product MRMVDVIEKKRDGHELSTEEIQFFVDGYTDGSIPDYQVSALTMAIFFQGMTEKERADLTMAMVKSGDQIDLSAIEGVKVDKHSTGGVGDTTTLVLGPLVAALGVPVAKMSGRGLDHTGGTIDKLEAVEGFHVEIDNEEFINLVNKNKIAVIGQSGNLTPADKKLYSLRDVTATVDSIPLIASSIMSKKIAAGADAIVLDVKTGAGAFMKTLDDSRELAKAMVRIGNNVGRRTMAVISDMSQPLGYAIGNALEVKEAIDTLKGEGPEDLTELCLTLGSHMVFLAGKADTLGEARSKLEEVIKDGSALETFKIFLASQGGDASVVDDPSRLPQAKYTFELEAKDAGYVSEIVADEVGTAAMLLGAGRATKESEIDLAVGLVLRKKIGDKVEKGDSLLTIFSNFEDVSEVKEMLYENIMVSSEHVDAPILVHEEITE from the coding sequence ATGAGAATGGTTGACGTTATTGAGAAAAAACGTGACGGACATGAATTATCAACTGAAGAGATCCAGTTTTTTGTTGATGGATATACAGATGGCTCAATTCCTGATTACCAGGTAAGTGCGCTGACAATGGCGATTTTTTTCCAGGGAATGACGGAAAAAGAACGCGCAGACCTTACAATGGCAATGGTTAAGTCTGGTGACCAGATTGACCTATCTGCGATTGAAGGTGTGAAAGTTGACAAGCATTCTACAGGTGGTGTAGGTGATACTACGACTCTTGTTCTAGGGCCTTTAGTGGCAGCTTTGGGTGTTCCGGTTGCAAAAATGTCCGGTCGCGGACTTGACCACACGGGAGGAACGATCGATAAATTGGAGGCTGTTGAAGGTTTCCATGTTGAAATCGACAATGAGGAATTCATCAATCTTGTAAATAAAAATAAAATTGCGGTTATCGGCCAAAGTGGGAACCTGACTCCTGCTGATAAAAAGCTCTATTCATTGCGTGATGTAACAGCAACCGTTGACAGCATCCCATTGATTGCAAGCTCGATCATGAGCAAGAAGATTGCTGCTGGAGCGGATGCAATTGTCCTGGACGTGAAAACAGGCGCAGGTGCATTCATGAAGACACTTGATGATTCACGTGAACTGGCTAAGGCGATGGTCCGAATCGGTAATAATGTCGGCCGCAGGACGATGGCTGTCATTTCAGATATGAGCCAGCCTCTTGGCTATGCAATCGGTAACGCATTGGAAGTTAAGGAAGCAATCGATACATTGAAGGGTGAAGGCCCAGAAGACTTGACAGAACTTTGCTTGACGCTTGGCAGCCACATGGTATTCCTTGCTGGAAAAGCTGACACCCTTGGAGAAGCACGCAGTAAATTAGAAGAAGTGATTAAGGACGGATCGGCACTTGAAACATTCAAGATATTCCTGGCATCTCAGGGTGGAGATGCTTCTGTTGTTGATGATCCAAGCAGGCTTCCTCAAGCAAAATATACTTTCGAACTTGAAGCAAAAGATGCAGGATATGTTTCCGAAATCGTTGCTGACGAAGTAGGAACAGCCGCGATGCTTCTTGGTGCAGGAAGAGCAACAAAGGAATCAGAAATCGATTTGGCAGTAGGTTTGGTATTGCGTAAGAAAATCGGCGACAAAGTTGAAAAAGGCGACTCTCTGTTAACCATTTTCAGCAACTTCGAGGATGTAAGCGAAGTGAAAGAAATGCTGTATGAAAATATTATGGTATCAAGCGAACATGTAGATGCACCGATTTTGGTTCATGAAGAAATTACAGAATGA
- the sigF gene encoding RNA polymerase sporulation sigma factor SigF yields MDVEVKKDNSQTYLKDHEVKELILRSQQGDQAARDLIVQKNMRLVWSVVQRFLNRGYEPDDLFQIGSIDLLKSVDKFDLSYDVKFSTYAVPMIIGEIQRFIRDDGTVKVSRSLKETGNKIRKAKDELSKTFGRVPTVNEIAEFLEISPEDVIMAQEASRSPASIHETVYENDGDPITLLDQIDNGEEGRWFDKIALKEAINELDERERLIVYLRYYKDQTQSEVAVRLGISQVQVSRLEKKILQQMKGRMDL; encoded by the coding sequence ATGGATGTGGAGGTAAAAAAGGATAATAGCCAAACGTATCTTAAGGACCATGAAGTCAAAGAACTGATTTTGAGAAGCCAGCAGGGAGATCAAGCCGCCAGGGACCTAATCGTCCAGAAGAACATGCGGCTTGTGTGGTCTGTTGTCCAGCGCTTTCTCAACAGAGGATATGAGCCTGACGATCTGTTCCAGATTGGCAGCATCGACCTCTTGAAATCAGTTGATAAATTTGACCTCTCGTATGATGTGAAGTTTTCGACGTATGCCGTTCCAATGATCATTGGAGAAATTCAGCGGTTCATCAGGGATGATGGTACCGTGAAAGTAAGCAGGTCACTAAAAGAAACTGGCAATAAAATCAGGAAAGCGAAGGATGAGCTTTCCAAGACTTTCGGCAGAGTCCCGACCGTCAATGAAATAGCCGAGTTTCTGGAAATTTCGCCTGAAGATGTGATCATGGCACAGGAAGCAAGCCGCAGTCCTGCATCCATCCATGAAACGGTGTACGAAAATGACGGTGACCCGATTACCCTGCTAGACCAGATAGATAATGGGGAAGAAGGCCGCTGGTTCGATAAAATCGCATTAAAAGAAGCAATAAATGAACTGGACGAACGGGAAAGACTGATCGTATATCTGAGATATTATAAAGATCAGACCCAATCCGAGGTCGCAGTCCGGCTCGGAATCTCCCAGGTCCAGGTCTCACGCCTCGAAAAGAAAATACTGCAGCAAATGAAAGGCCGTATGGATCTTTGA
- a CDS encoding stage V sporulation protein AE, which produces MAEKRKVILITDGDDYARRAVESVAADVGGRCISLSHGNPTVLSGPQLVKLIKKAAEDPVLVMFDDSGFLGEGAGEKALKYVAEHKDIEVLGAIAVASKTHMAEWSRVDFCIDRDGELTPYGVDKHGLQELEMGRINGDTVYCLDTLDVPLIIGIGDIGKMARRDHYKLGSPITKKAVEIILERSGFYAREE; this is translated from the coding sequence ATGGCCGAGAAAAGGAAGGTAATCTTAATTACAGATGGTGATGATTACGCTCGGCGTGCGGTTGAGAGTGTGGCTGCAGATGTTGGCGGGCGGTGCATCTCTCTTTCACATGGAAATCCTACTGTCCTTTCTGGGCCACAGCTTGTTAAATTGATCAAAAAAGCAGCGGAGGATCCAGTTTTGGTCATGTTTGATGACAGTGGTTTTCTTGGAGAAGGAGCCGGAGAGAAAGCGCTGAAATACGTAGCTGAGCATAAGGACATTGAGGTACTCGGAGCGATTGCCGTAGCATCGAAAACACATATGGCGGAATGGAGCCGGGTTGATTTTTGTATAGACCGGGATGGTGAACTCACGCCATATGGTGTTGATAAGCATGGGCTGCAAGAACTTGAGATGGGGAGAATTAATGGAGATACAGTGTACTGCTTGGATACGCTTGATGTCCCCTTAATTATCGGGATAGGTGATATAGGTAAAATGGCAAGGCGTGACCACTATAAATTAGGTTCGCCGATAACGAAGAAAGCAGTGGAAATCATCCTTGAAAGGAGCGGATTCTATGCCAGAGAAGAATGA
- the spoIIAB gene encoding anti-sigma F factor: protein MKNEMNLHFSALSQNESFARVTVAAFIAQLDPTMDELTEIKTVVSEAVTNAIIHGYESNSDGKVFISVMIQDGTVEMLIKDEGIGIPDIDEAMQPLYTSKPELERSGMGFTIMENFMDEVQVRSEPGFGTEIRLKKHLSKSKALCN, encoded by the coding sequence ATGAAAAATGAAATGAATCTTCATTTTAGCGCATTAAGCCAAAATGAATCTTTTGCCCGCGTCACGGTTGCAGCATTCATTGCACAGCTGGACCCAACGATGGATGAACTCACCGAAATAAAAACGGTTGTGTCGGAAGCAGTAACAAACGCCATCATTCATGGTTACGAAAGTAATTCAGATGGAAAAGTGTTCATTTCTGTGATGATTCAGGATGGAACGGTGGAAATGCTGATTAAAGACGAAGGAATAGGGATTCCAGATATCGATGAAGCTATGCAGCCGCTCTATACATCCAAGCCTGAACTTGAAAGGTCCGGTATGGGTTTTACGATTATGGAAAATTTCATGGATGAAGTACAAGTGAGATCAGAGCCCGGCTTTGGGACAGAGATTCGTTTGAAAAAGCACCTGTCAAAGAGCAAAGCGCTGTGCAATTAA
- the spoIIAA gene encoding anti-sigma F factor antagonist codes for MSLNIDIEVKHDVLLIRVSGELDHHTADQLREQATKALENEEVRHIVLNLEHLTFMDSSGLGVVLGRYKQIKQLHGEMVVCAISPPIKRLFDMSGLFKIIRLEPSEEYALERLGVA; via the coding sequence GTGAGTCTTAACATTGATATTGAAGTGAAGCATGATGTCTTATTGATTCGAGTTAGTGGTGAATTGGATCACCATACTGCAGACCAGCTTCGCGAGCAGGCAACAAAAGCCCTTGAAAACGAAGAAGTCCGCCACATTGTCTTGAACCTCGAACACCTCACCTTTATGGATAGTTCGGGTCTAGGGGTAGTTTTAGGAAGGTATAAACAAATTAAGCAGCTCCATGGAGAAATGGTAGTTTGTGCAATTTCTCCGCCAATCAAAAGGTTATTTGACATGTCGGGTTTATTCAAGATCATCCGTCTTGAACCGTCAGAAGAATATGCATTAGAGAGATTGGGGGTTGCTTGA